A genomic region of Raphanus sativus cultivar WK10039 chromosome 6, ASM80110v3, whole genome shotgun sequence contains the following coding sequences:
- the LOC108807704 gene encoding mitochondrial metalloendopeptidase OMA1-like: protein MGPIHLLHSYVVKPGPGGDGEEALSGLRWSNDDQILDDKWFQESKKKDTKGDSAHLEGINWKVIVVKSHMINAFCLSGGNIVYYYGLLAYFKSDAEVATIMAPEFGHAVARHTIEGITKGLGFVIIQLVLYHFSMPDFVNKMSPYFMPLPHSRKMEIEADYIGLLLLASVGYDPQMAPKVFEKLVKLEPSKHMILNDYLTTHPSGEKRARLLSQANVMEEALRIYREVQYWSLH, encoded by the exons ATGGGCCCCATACATTTGCTTCACTCGTATGTGGTCAAGCCTGGGCCTGGTGGTGATGGTGAAGAGGCCTTGAGTGGGTTGAGATGGTCCAATGATGATCAGATTCTTGATGATAAATGGTTTCAAGAAAGCAAGAAGAAAGATACCAAGGGAGATAGTGCTCATCTTGAAGGGATTAACTGGAAGGTGATTGTGGTTAAGTCACACATGATTAATGCCTTTTGCTTGTCTGGTGGGAATATTGTTTACTACTATGGTTTGCTTGCTTATTTTAAATCAGATGCTGAAGTTGCTACTATCATGGCGCCTGAG TTTGGTCATGCGGTGGCAAGACATACAATCGAGGGTATAACAAAGGGCTTAGGATTTGTAATCATTCAACTGGTTCTCTATCATTTTTCCATGCCTGATTTTGTGAACAAAATGTCTCCATATTTCATGCCTCTTCCTCATTCCAGAAA GATGGAGATTGAGGCCGATTACATCGGTTTGTTGTTGCTTGCATCTGTGGGATATGACCCACAGATGGCTCCCAAAGTGTTTGAGAAGTTGGTGAAGCTAGAGCCATCTAAACATATGATACTCAATGACTATTTAACGACACATCCTTCGGGAGAGAAGAGAGCACGGCTTCTGTCTCAAGCCAATGTGATGGAAGAAGCACTAAGGATCTATAGAGAAGTCCAATATTGGTCGTTACATTGA